Proteins encoded by one window of Cyclobacteriaceae bacterium:
- a CDS encoding TonB-dependent receptor, whose amino-acid sequence MKPLLIVTISLLISLATVAQQDTTRLLNEVPVYANRIQTGFNETSASVNVVNAAQLQHTPAISVADALHYYAGVDMRQRGANGVQADAGIRGSTFDQVLILINGIKISDMQTGHHSMNLPIDMDNVARIEILKGPAARVFGQNAFAGAINIITKNPEETFVKLQAVAGENGLGGGRLSASLFENGVGHYLSASRDFSDGYKYNTDYVISNYFYQAGWQSTIGKFSLLMGLTDRSFGAHGFYASPADQNQFESVQTSLTALSLQTNPREHMRIDHRLYWRRNQDDYIFNKNNPTAYRNLHTNNTIGYEVNASIDSKAGITGMGVDINHLKLTSNNLGNHNRTVASLFLEHRFELLSKKMDVTPGVQLNYYSDFGTNLFPGVDVGYVLTNKLKAYGNWGYTYRVPSYTDLYYSDPANLGNPDLQPEYALSYEAGLKLLNVAGLTAQASYFVRNGNRIIDWTKEDEADPWRPDNLIGVDMSGVDMNISYTFPRIYFLHRLDVGYTYIDAEKQQDAAFSRYALENLNHQVVGSLTLKFGKQIFASYYFRYVDRASMDDYMISDLRLNWSNKTWSVFADVTNMFDQSYQETNLVVMPGRWAKLGVSYTIRKS is encoded by the coding sequence ATGAAACCCCTGTTGATTGTTACGATTTCTCTATTGATTAGTTTAGCTACTGTTGCTCAACAAGATACCACACGCCTGCTCAATGAAGTGCCGGTTTATGCCAACCGCATCCAAACCGGATTCAATGAAACTTCGGCTAGTGTAAACGTTGTGAATGCGGCACAGCTTCAACACACGCCAGCCATAAGCGTGGCCGATGCACTTCACTATTATGCCGGTGTGGATATGCGCCAGCGCGGTGCCAATGGCGTGCAGGCAGATGCTGGTATTCGCGGCAGCACGTTTGATCAGGTGTTGATTTTAATCAACGGTATAAAAATCAGCGACATGCAAACGGGGCATCACTCCATGAACCTGCCCATTGATATGGATAACGTGGCGCGTATTGAAATTTTAAAAGGACCTGCTGCGCGGGTATTCGGTCAGAATGCGTTTGCAGGAGCGATCAACATCATCACTAAAAATCCGGAGGAAACCTTTGTGAAACTGCAGGCTGTGGCCGGTGAAAACGGATTGGGTGGCGGAAGGCTTTCCGCATCATTGTTCGAAAACGGAGTAGGACACTACCTTTCAGCCAGTCGCGATTTTTCAGATGGCTATAAATACAATACGGATTATGTGATCTCCAATTATTTTTATCAAGCCGGTTGGCAAAGTACAATAGGAAAATTCAGTCTGCTCATGGGATTAACCGACAGAAGTTTTGGTGCGCACGGTTTCTATGCCAGCCCTGCTGATCAGAACCAATTTGAATCGGTGCAAACAAGCCTAACGGCTTTGTCGTTACAAACCAACCCCCGCGAACACATGCGTATTGATCACCGGTTGTATTGGAGACGCAACCAGGATGATTACATTTTCAATAAAAATAATCCTACCGCATACCGGAATCTGCATACAAATAATACCATCGGCTACGAAGTGAATGCATCAATTGACAGCAAAGCAGGTATTACCGGAATGGGTGTGGATATTAATCATTTGAAATTAACCAGCAACAACCTCGGTAATCACAACCGCACGGTGGCTTCGTTATTTTTGGAACATCGGTTTGAATTATTGAGCAAGAAGATGGATGTCACACCGGGTGTTCAACTAAACTACTATTCTGACTTTGGTACTAACCTATTTCCCGGAGTAGACGTTGGATATGTGCTCACCAACAAATTAAAAGCATATGGAAACTGGGGCTATACCTATCGCGTGCCTTCTTATACAGATTTATATTACAGCGATCCTGCCAACTTGGGAAACCCCGATCTTCAACCGGAATATGCATTATCGTACGAAGCGGGCTTGAAGTTGTTGAATGTTGCCGGCCTTACTGCACAGGCAAGTTACTTTGTTCGTAATGGCAATCGCATTATCGACTGGACAAAAGAAGACGAAGCTGACCCCTGGCGACCGGATAACCTGATTGGCGTAGACATGAGCGGAGTAGACATGAACATCAGTTATACCTTTCCGAGAATTTATTTCTTGCACCGACTTGATGTGGGGTACACCTACATCGATGCTGAAAAGCAACAAGATGCAGCATTCTCCCGCTACGCATTGGAGAATCTGAATCATCAGGTGGTTGGTTCATTAACGTTGAAATTTGGCAAGCAGATTTTTGCCAGTTATTATTTCCGTTACGTTGATCGTGCAAGCATGGATGATTACATGATTTCAGATTTACGCTTGAACTGGAGTAATAAAACATGGTCGGTTTTTGCTGATGTTACCAACATGTTCGACCAATCGTACCAGGAAACCAACCTTGTGGTCATGCCCGGCCGTTGGGCAAAGTTGGGGGTGAGTTATACCATTCGGAAAAGTTAG
- a CDS encoding carboxypeptidase-like regulatory domain-containing protein, whose protein sequence is MKRIIILSAFFLFCAAFVSQAQSQRRIIQLSGIVLAEEANGDILQIPGAHIYVPKAGRGNITNSVGFFSMPVLAGDSVVISAVGYERQYYIVPEHTSEYLTVVIELVEDVTYLKEVQVMAFPTEEVFKEAILALNIPTDNSNIDQRQMNQELLALMLKTTPMDGPANQRYYLDQWAASQTNRYAPVMNPFLNVFNWAKFFKSLKQGKK, encoded by the coding sequence GTGAAGCGTATCATTATTCTTTCAGCCTTTTTTCTGTTTTGCGCGGCTTTTGTATCGCAGGCGCAAAGTCAGCGCAGAATTATTCAGCTTTCAGGTATTGTATTGGCTGAAGAAGCGAATGGCGACATCCTGCAAATTCCCGGAGCCCACATCTATGTACCCAAAGCGGGTCGGGGAAACATTACGAACAGTGTAGGTTTCTTTTCCATGCCCGTATTGGCTGGGGATAGTGTGGTGATCAGTGCCGTTGGATATGAGCGTCAGTATTACATTGTTCCGGAACACACCAGCGAATACCTCACGGTAGTTATTGAGTTGGTTGAAGATGTTACCTACCTGAAAGAAGTGCAGGTGATGGCTTTTCCAACAGAAGAAGTTTTTAAAGAAGCAATTTTGGCGCTTAACATTCCTACGGATAACAGCAACATCGATCAGCGCCAAATGAATCAGGAATTGCTTGCGCTGATGTTAAAAACAACGCCTATGGATGGCCCGGCCAATCAACGCTACTACCTCGATCAGTGGGCTGCCTCCCAAACCAACCGCTATGCTCCGGTAATGAACCCGTTCCTCAACGTGTTTAACTGGGCTAAATTCTTCAAGTCGCTCAAGCAGGGTAAAAAATAA
- a CDS encoding pirin family protein, which produces MLDIVIEARQASLAPGMEVRRILPFRMRRMVGPFIFMDHAGPVNVQPSATTNMDVLPHPHIGLSTVSYLFGGKVMHRDSLGVEQIIEPGEVNWMTAGSGIAHSERFEDPNVLAGGELEMIQTWVALPEKDEEANPAFENYKREQLPVFTDTGVWMRLIAGDAFGLDNTVKTHSPLFYLHVVLDKGARFGLPTGHSERAIYVVKGSVEVSGRAYSMGQMLVFTTGVDPVILAKEQTTLMLLGGEPLGERFIWWNFVSSRKERIEQAKADWKAGRILLPPTDNKEFVPLPEDKSRPAGSPPPNALS; this is translated from the coding sequence ATGCTCGATATTGTAATTGAAGCCCGACAGGCATCGTTGGCACCCGGTATGGAAGTGCGCAGAATTCTTCCGTTCAGAATGCGCAGGATGGTGGGGCCGTTCATCTTTATGGATCATGCCGGACCAGTAAATGTTCAGCCGTCAGCAACTACAAACATGGATGTTTTGCCGCACCCGCACATCGGCTTGTCGACTGTGAGTTATTTGTTTGGTGGAAAAGTAATGCATCGCGATAGTTTGGGTGTTGAGCAAATCATTGAGCCCGGTGAAGTCAATTGGATGACAGCCGGAAGCGGCATTGCACACTCCGAACGGTTTGAAGATCCGAACGTATTGGCAGGTGGGGAATTGGAAATGATTCAAACCTGGGTGGCCTTGCCGGAAAAAGATGAAGAAGCAAATCCGGCTTTTGAAAATTATAAACGCGAACAGCTACCCGTGTTTACCGATACCGGGGTTTGGATGCGCCTGATTGCCGGTGATGCTTTTGGATTGGACAACACCGTGAAAACACACTCACCATTATTTTACCTGCATGTGGTATTAGATAAGGGCGCACGTTTTGGTTTACCGACTGGTCATAGTGAACGCGCCATTTATGTAGTGAAGGGAAGTGTGGAAGTTTCGGGTAGAGCGTATTCGATGGGTCAGATGCTGGTATTCACTACAGGCGTTGATCCGGTAATTTTGGCGAAGGAACAAACCACACTAATGTTGTTGGGTGGTGAGCCGTTGGGAGAGCGGTTCATCTGGTGGAATTTTGTGTCATCGCGAAAAGAACGCATTGAACAAGCCAAAGCCGATTGGAAAGCCGGCAGAATTTTGTTGCCACCTACAGATAATAAAGAGTTTGTGCCGTTACCTGAAGATAAATCACGGCCAGCAGGTAGTCCTCCACCAAATGCACTTTCGTAA
- a CDS encoding VOC family protein: MNDAYTIPPQTRIGHVHLKVSDLDRALKFYRDLLGFELITMYGDQAAFISAGGYHHHIGLNTWQSKGAPPASPHGVGLFHTAIVYPTRKDLAAILDRLRQHRYPLTGASDHGVSEALYLDDPDGNGVELYWDKPRDQWPQKSDGSIEMYTRALNLNDLLEELNR, encoded by the coding sequence ATGAATGATGCATACACCATACCCCCACAAACCCGCATCGGTCATGTGCACCTGAAAGTATCTGACCTTGATCGTGCGCTGAAATTCTATCGCGATTTATTGGGGTTTGAATTAATCACCATGTATGGCGATCAGGCTGCGTTTATCTCTGCAGGGGGTTATCATCACCACATCGGGCTCAATACCTGGCAAAGCAAAGGTGCGCCACCGGCATCACCACATGGTGTGGGGCTTTTTCATACGGCTATTGTATATCCTACGCGAAAAGATTTGGCCGCAATATTGGATCGCTTGCGCCAACATCGTTACCCACTTACCGGAGCTTCTGATCACGGAGTTTCGGAGGCGTTGTATTTGGATGACCCAGATGGAAATGGAGTGGAATTGTATTGGGATAAACCCCGCGATCAATGGCCTCAGAAATCAGATGGCTCCATTGAAATGTATACCAGGGCGCTGAACTTAAATGATCTGCTGGAAGAGCTAAACCGATGA
- a CDS encoding transcriptional regulator — MKNPFDQLDRILEHRIRLQIMSVLVANDAYDFNSLKEVLNVTDGNLASNLKALEKEKYLSVSKSFVNRKPNTKYKATEKGRNAFKKHLDALEELIKSQR; from the coding sequence GTGAAAAATCCGTTTGACCAACTTGATCGAATACTGGAGCACCGTATCCGGCTGCAGATTATGTCTGTGCTCGTGGCCAATGACGCCTATGATTTTAATTCGCTGAAAGAAGTGCTGAACGTTACCGATGGCAACCTGGCTTCAAACCTGAAAGCACTGGAAAAAGAAAAATACCTTTCTGTTTCCAAATCATTTGTCAACCGAAAGCCCAACACCAAATACAAGGCCACCGAGAAAGGAAGAAACGCCTTCAAGAAACACCTGGATGCATTGGAAGAATTGATAAAATCACAGCGCTAA
- a CDS encoding alpha/beta hydrolase, producing the protein MKSCSLTIHISESLGSVSAELIQPDNMHSILTLAHGAGAGMNHKFMIELSATLAAEGIGTLRFNFPYMEQKKKRPDVPAVAHAAVEAALQHAHQLFPNVPIFASGKSFGGRMSSQWLALQPHEFIKGIIFFGFPLHPAGKPGTERADHLKKVSVPMLFLQGTRDELATWSLITEVCSDLQQATLVALEQANHAFYIPRKNALPILAAETAAWIKKILNETT; encoded by the coding sequence ATGAAAAGTTGTTCGCTTACTATTCATATTTCTGAGTCACTCGGTTCGGTTTCCGCTGAGTTGATACAACCGGATAACATGCACAGCATACTTACGTTGGCACACGGTGCGGGTGCGGGAATGAATCATAAATTTATGATTGAACTGTCGGCAACGCTTGCCGCGGAGGGTATCGGTACGTTGCGTTTTAATTTTCCATACATGGAGCAAAAGAAGAAACGACCTGATGTTCCGGCTGTGGCACATGCCGCAGTTGAAGCTGCTCTGCAACATGCACACCAGTTGTTTCCCAATGTTCCCATCTTTGCTTCCGGGAAATCATTTGGTGGAAGAATGTCTTCGCAATGGCTGGCACTTCAGCCGCACGAGTTTATAAAAGGAATAATCTTCTTCGGTTTTCCGTTGCATCCTGCCGGTAAGCCGGGAACAGAACGTGCCGATCATTTAAAAAAAGTATCCGTGCCCATGCTGTTTTTACAAGGTACGCGCGATGAGTTGGCTACGTGGTCGTTGATCACTGAAGTCTGCAGCGATTTACAGCAAGCCACGCTTGTTGCATTGGAACAAGCGAATCATGCATTCTACATTCCCAGGAAAAATGCTTTGCCCATACTCGCAGCAGAAACGGCAGCATGGATTAAGAAAATTCTTAATGAGACAACCTAA
- a CDS encoding YjjG family noncanonical pyrimidine nucleotidase, with protein sequence MPKYSTIFFDLDHTLWDYETNARETLYELYQHYHLQQRGIDAFAQFHETFREVNAQLWHLYDHGKITSEVIREERFKKILQPFGITDDDLNRKLSEDYLAECPKKGNLIPHAIETLEYLAGRYALTVITNGFEDVQRVKISSSGIGSYFDHIITSQRAGHKKPAPEIFHFALALHEATADNTVMIGDNVLTDIAGAKNASIDAVLFNPDGVEHEADVNHEIQSLKELCTLL encoded by the coding sequence ATGCCTAAGTATTCCACTATTTTTTTTGATTTAGATCACACCCTTTGGGATTACGAAACCAACGCTCGCGAAACGTTGTATGAGTTATACCAGCATTACCACTTGCAGCAAAGAGGCATTGATGCCTTTGCGCAATTTCACGAAACGTTTCGGGAAGTGAACGCACAACTCTGGCATTTGTACGATCATGGAAAAATTACCAGCGAGGTCATTCGCGAGGAGCGTTTTAAAAAAATTCTTCAGCCGTTTGGAATTACCGATGATGACCTGAACCGCAAACTCTCAGAAGATTACCTGGCCGAATGCCCCAAAAAAGGAAACCTGATACCCCACGCCATCGAAACGCTTGAATACCTGGCCGGAAGGTATGCCTTAACCGTTATCACCAATGGGTTTGAAGATGTGCAGCGTGTAAAGATTTCCTCATCGGGTATTGGTTCTTATTTTGATCACATCATAACCTCACAACGGGCAGGCCACAAAAAGCCTGCTCCGGAAATTTTTCACTTCGCATTAGCGTTACATGAAGCGACAGCGGATAATACCGTAATGATTGGTGATAACGTGCTGACCGACATAGCCGGAGCGAAAAATGCTTCGATTGATGCGGTTTTATTTAACCCGGATGGGGTTGAGCATGAGGCAGACGTAAACCATGAAATACAAAGTTTAAAAGAGCTTTGTACGCTGCTTTGA
- a CDS encoding inorganic phosphate transporter — protein MDFFTVLLVILFVVAIIDLIVGVSNDAVNFLNTAIGSKVAPLRTILLVASAGVVLGSMFSSGMMEIARNGLFNPSFFTFEQVMFLFLAVMLTDVILLDFYNSLGLPTSTTVSLVFEILGAAFAIGVLHSFSTGLSWGEIQLDNILNFSSAFTIITGIFLSIFLAFIVGSLIQRVSRVIFTFSIKKSIKNYGAIFCGLSITTIIYFLLIKGVKGSSLVTDAQVKWVMENTWSIVLASFVFFSVVIQLIMWYTKINPLKVVVLLGTFSLAMAFAGNDLVNFIGVAVGGLVAFQNWAASGIPADQYQMGILSEKLVTPTWILLVSGLVMVITLWTNAKSRKVTETELSLSRQDEGDEKFRPNVLSRIMVGVALLAGRTTDSLLPRSWSKAIEKRFEKGATDVISDKDQPSFDLVRASVNLLVSSVLIAYGTSQKLPLSTTFVTFMVAMGTSFADQAWGRESAVYRVAGVMNVIAGWLITAVVAFAFSGFIAFILFKTGHVGVIVVTVLAAFLIIRSHVRFAKKEKKESSERQLFASNLKDLKQAIDESNEVTVKNLKVIMKVYGTSVESLAKEKRKAVEKSMLRIKELREQNEKIQHKIIKYVKKMPRQNLAASRLYILMFDYMQDLYQSILLISESCTVHLQNYHTSPSKRYLQQLQEVDKGLQGFTALVCKDIGSSHFEHAHEIKEQQQKWLSQLDQFIDDQITAIQKDNVGNRIGLLQMRLLLESKDLLNTIYGMYNLYLDYHNQGASENKKP, from the coding sequence ATGGACTTTTTCACAGTATTACTCGTCATCCTCTTTGTTGTTGCCATTATCGACCTTATTGTAGGCGTAAGCAACGATGCCGTTAATTTTCTTAACACAGCTATCGGCTCAAAAGTAGCTCCCCTGCGTACTATATTATTGGTGGCCAGTGCCGGGGTTGTATTGGGCTCCATGTTCTCTAGCGGTATGATGGAGATTGCCCGAAACGGACTGTTCAATCCGTCTTTCTTTACGTTTGAGCAAGTGATGTTTCTGTTTCTTGCTGTTATGCTCACGGATGTTATCCTCCTTGATTTTTACAACAGCCTGGGACTGCCAACCTCAACCACGGTTTCGTTGGTGTTCGAAATTTTGGGCGCTGCTTTTGCCATCGGTGTGTTGCACTCGTTCTCAACGGGTCTGTCATGGGGTGAAATTCAGTTGGATAATATTTTAAACTTCTCTTCTGCCTTCACCATCATCACCGGAATTTTCCTTTCCATTTTTCTGGCGTTTATCGTGGGTTCTTTGATCCAACGTGTATCGCGGGTAATCTTTACTTTCTCCATCAAGAAATCAATAAAAAACTATGGGGCAATTTTTTGTGGTCTCTCCATCACCACCATTATCTACTTTCTGCTGATAAAAGGGGTGAAGGGCAGCTCACTGGTTACGGATGCGCAGGTGAAGTGGGTAATGGAAAATACATGGAGCATTGTGTTGGCAAGCTTCGTGTTTTTCAGCGTGGTGATCCAATTGATTATGTGGTACACCAAAATCAATCCGCTTAAAGTGGTGGTGTTGTTGGGTACCTTCTCATTGGCCATGGCTTTTGCCGGCAACGACCTGGTAAACTTTATTGGCGTGGCTGTGGGCGGTTTGGTTGCTTTTCAAAACTGGGCAGCTTCCGGTATCCCGGCCGATCAATACCAAATGGGAATTTTGTCAGAGAAATTGGTAACGCCCACGTGGATATTACTGGTATCGGGATTGGTGATGGTAATTACGTTATGGACGAATGCAAAGAGTAGAAAAGTAACGGAAACAGAACTTTCGCTTAGCCGGCAAGATGAGGGTGATGAAAAGTTTCGCCCTAATGTATTATCGCGAATAATGGTGGGAGTAGCGCTTCTGGCTGGCAGAACCACTGATTCATTACTTCCACGTTCCTGGTCGAAAGCCATTGAAAAAAGATTTGAAAAGGGCGCTACGGATGTGATTAGTGATAAAGACCAGCCTTCCTTTGATCTCGTTCGTGCATCCGTGAACCTGTTGGTTTCAAGTGTGCTGATCGCATACGGAACTTCTCAGAAACTCCCGCTCTCTACTACGTTTGTAACCTTCATGGTGGCTATGGGTACTTCGTTTGCTGATCAGGCGTGGGGAAGAGAAAGCGCGGTTTACCGTGTAGCAGGCGTAATGAATGTGATAGCCGGATGGTTAATCACCGCTGTTGTAGCGTTTGCTTTCAGCGGGTTCATTGCATTCATCCTGTTTAAAACCGGCCATGTGGGCGTGATTGTGGTAACGGTTTTGGCCGCATTCCTTATCATCCGCAGTCATGTGCGATTTGCCAAAAAGGAAAAGAAGGAATCATCAGAAAGGCAATTGTTTGCCAGCAACCTAAAAGATTTAAAACAAGCCATCGATGAGAGCAATGAGGTTACGGTAAAAAATCTGAAGGTGATCATGAAGGTGTATGGCACCAGCGTGGAATCATTGGCCAAAGAAAAACGTAAGGCAGTTGAAAAATCGATGTTGCGGATTAAAGAACTGCGTGAACAGAATGAAAAAATTCAGCATAAGATAATCAAGTATGTAAAAAAGATGCCGCGTCAGAACCTCGCGGCCAGCCGCCTGTATATACTCATGTTTGATTACATGCAAGATTTGTATCAAAGCATCTTACTCATCAGCGAAAGCTGTACGGTACATTTACAAAATTATCACACGTCACCCTCCAAGCGATACCTGCAACAATTGCAGGAAGTGGACAAAGGACTTCAGGGTTTTACGGCCTTAGTGTGTAAGGATATTGGATCATCTCACTTCGAACATGCGCACGAGATAAAAGAGCAGCAACAAAAGTGGCTCAGTCAGCTAGATCAGTTTATTGATGATCAGATTACGGCCATACAGAAAGACAATGTTGGCAACCGCATTGGTTTATTGCAGATGCGTTTATTACTTGAATCAAAAGATCTGCTGAATACCATTTATGGAATGTATAACTTGTATCTCGATTACCACAATCAAGGTGCAAGTGAGAACAAAAAACCATAA
- a CDS encoding hemolysin family protein, translating to MALLLTYLFIALFTSFLCSIMEAVLLSTPVSYLKAKLEQGVSSAAIFLKLKEDIDKPLSAILTLNTIAHTVGAAGVGAQATLVFGEAYFGLVSAVLTILILVLTEIIPKTIGANYSRELMGVAAKTIRAMIFITYPLVIVSAFLTRLLSRKETGFTTSREEISALANIGKEEGIFGDKENKIIQNLIKLKGIRVNEIMTPRIVVVVASEDMTLKEFLVNKEFLHFSRIPVYHDHRENITGYVFREEVFEKLAEDKFDLSLNDIKREIVTFPKTVTLFNAWEKLLNEKEHIALIIDEYGGMDGIVTLEDIIEALLGFEIVDEKDRVADMQQFAMDRWKARQKKYHLLKGDKDKPESNE from the coding sequence ATGGCACTTCTATTAACATATTTATTCATAGCCCTTTTTACTTCATTTCTGTGCTCCATCATGGAGGCGGTTTTACTTTCTACACCTGTGTCCTATCTGAAAGCAAAACTGGAGCAAGGCGTTTCTTCAGCTGCCATTTTTCTCAAACTGAAAGAAGATATTGACAAACCGTTGTCGGCTATTCTTACCTTAAACACCATTGCACATACCGTTGGTGCCGCTGGTGTTGGTGCCCAGGCAACCCTTGTGTTTGGCGAAGCCTACTTTGGTTTGGTTTCGGCTGTTTTAACGATACTTATTTTAGTGTTAACAGAAATCATCCCCAAAACCATTGGAGCCAATTACAGTCGCGAGCTTATGGGGGTTGCTGCAAAAACAATTCGGGCAATGATCTTCATAACCTATCCGTTAGTCATTGTGTCGGCATTTTTAACACGGCTGTTATCAAGAAAGGAAACGGGGTTTACTACCAGTCGCGAAGAAATTTCAGCGTTGGCAAACATTGGCAAGGAAGAAGGAATTTTCGGAGACAAGGAGAATAAGATTATTCAAAACCTGATCAAGCTGAAGGGCATTCGGGTAAATGAAATTATGACACCCCGTATTGTGGTGGTGGTGGCCAGTGAAGACATGACCTTAAAAGAGTTTCTGGTCAATAAGGAGTTTTTACATTTTTCACGGATACCGGTTTATCACGATCATCGTGAAAACATTACCGGCTACGTTTTTCGCGAAGAGGTTTTTGAAAAACTGGCCGAAGATAAATTTGATTTAAGCCTGAACGACATAAAACGTGAAATTGTAACCTTTCCGAAAACCGTTACGCTTTTTAACGCGTGGGAGAAACTGCTGAATGAAAAGGAGCACATTGCACTGATTATTGATGAGTATGGCGGCATGGACGGCATTGTTACCCTGGAGGACATTATTGAGGCGCTGCTGGGTTTCGAAATTGTAGATGAGAAGGACAGAGTAGCCGACATGCAGCAGTTTGCCATGGATCGGTGGAAGGCCCGGCAAAAAAAGTATCACCTGCTAAAAGGAGATAAAGACAAGCCCGAAAGCAACGAATAG
- the creD gene encoding cell envelope integrity protein CreD, with protein sequence MEPNKSTNLLDRFNQWLKESITVKLVSIGFLILILLIPAAWIENMIVERQHRAESVIAEVSNKWSGNQTLSGPILVVPYKHRETIKIDKDQFETKESTRKAFFLPEELAINGTVNPEKLHRGIFDAVVYESSLHMKASFSKPDFKRLEIADDMILWQEAHLIIAISDLRGISKNPPVITAGSQNLTSEPAQNIGVSTNKFDRVTQPNNYDDVAYSTKTATGIVAPLNWKSEADFAALSEISFNLKGSSQLNFVPSGKTTSVKLTGPWPDPSFDGEFLPTTREVTEKDFTATWNILHFNRPFSQQWKDSHQELVGSEFGLKLLIPVDQYQKSIRTAKYGILIIMLTFVALFLVEITQKIRIHPFQYILIGSALIIYYTLLLSFSEQVGYNFAYWISTGATMILVAAYSTSFLKDRKLSALFTTLLVIFYTFIFIIILQQDFSLLIGSVGLFLIVATLMYFSRKVDWYKDSQTAE encoded by the coding sequence ATGGAACCAAACAAATCAACCAACCTTCTTGATCGTTTCAATCAGTGGCTAAAAGAATCGATCACCGTAAAACTTGTTTCAATCGGATTTTTAATCCTGATCCTGCTGATACCTGCAGCCTGGATTGAAAACATGATCGTGGAACGGCAACATCGCGCTGAATCGGTTATTGCCGAAGTGTCCAATAAATGGTCGGGTAATCAAACCCTATCCGGTCCCATTTTAGTGGTGCCCTATAAACATCGCGAAACCATTAAAATCGATAAAGACCAGTTTGAAACAAAAGAGAGCACCCGCAAAGCATTTTTTCTTCCCGAGGAATTAGCTATTAACGGTACTGTTAATCCAGAAAAACTGCATCGTGGAATTTTTGATGCTGTGGTGTACGAATCATCGCTCCACATGAAAGCTTCATTCAGCAAACCCGACTTCAAACGACTTGAAATTGCTGACGATATGATTCTCTGGCAGGAAGCTCATTTGATCATTGCCATTAGTGATCTTCGCGGCATTAGCAAAAATCCTCCAGTGATTACAGCCGGTAGCCAAAACCTAACTTCCGAGCCGGCACAAAACATTGGTGTCTCCACAAATAAGTTCGATCGCGTGACTCAACCCAATAACTATGATGATGTGGCCTATTCAACTAAAACAGCAACCGGTATTGTTGCGCCTCTGAATTGGAAGAGTGAAGCTGACTTTGCCGCACTAAGCGAAATCAGCTTTAACTTAAAAGGAAGCAGTCAGTTGAATTTTGTTCCGTCTGGAAAAACAACTTCGGTAAAACTTACAGGCCCCTGGCCCGACCCAAGTTTTGATGGAGAATTTCTGCCTACCACACGCGAAGTAACCGAGAAAGATTTCACTGCGACCTGGAATATTCTACATTTCAATCGGCCGTTCTCGCAGCAATGGAAAGACAGTCACCAGGAATTAGTGGGTTCTGAATTTGGTTTGAAACTGTTGATTCCCGTGGATCAATATCAAAAAAGCATCCGTACAGCCAAGTATGGTATCCTCATCATCATGCTAACCTTTGTTGCCTTGTTTTTAGTGGAGATCACCCAGAAAATCCGGATACATCCGTTTCAGTATATTCTTATCGGATCGGCACTCATTATATACTACACGCTTTTGTTAAGTTTCTCAGAACAAGTTGGCTATAACTTCGCGTACTGGATTTCAACCGGGGCCACAATGATATTGGTTGCTGCTTACTCCACCTCATTTCTGAAAGATAGAAAATTGAGCGCTTTGTTCACCACCTTATTGGTGATCTTCTACACATTCATTTTCATCATCATTCTGCAACAGGATTTCTCCTTACTGATCGGTAGTGTTGGATTATTCCTGATTGTCGCCACGTTGATGTACTTCAGCAGAAAGGTGGATTGGTATAAGGATTCCCAAACTGCTGAATAG